Genomic segment of Osmia bicornis bicornis chromosome 2, iOsmBic2.1, whole genome shotgun sequence:
TAACATTACATTAGACTGTAAGTAacttttttaatacaaattacTGTTTCAATGATCGAGCTGTTTCCTTTAATTATATACGTTTTCAGCTCTTTTAACTGTCTTTGGTTCCTTTTATCAAGATGAAGTCAGTTTGGAACCAAAAGATGTTATATCAATTTTAGCTACTTCCACATTATTCCAATTACAAGGATTAATTGATCAATGCACTGACATTATGGTAGAAACAACAAATATAAAAACAGTTGTCCCTTATTACAATGCTGCTGTGTCTTATGGTGTACCAGTTGTGAAAACTGCAGCAAAACGATGGTTAGAAGTTAATCTTTTGGGATATGGGTGGTTACACCcaacatttttaaaagaaattacacCTGATTTGATGGCTGAGTTAATTGCTAGTCCTGATTTAATTGCTATGCAAACAGAATTTTGCATATACATGATGCTGCGCGTCTGGTAAGTTATAAAATGTGGTCAATGCAACTGCTTTTATTACATGATAATTAATTGTATTTCAGGTTGTTTGTTCATGTGCACaataaagaagaaacactTCAAATTGATGAGTACTTTAGAAACCATAAGTGGACAAAACCTTTTCTTACAACTGAGGAAGGAAAAGAATTTGCAGCCCCTTTCAAAGCATTGAGGATGAAGTATCTTTTGTTACACGATCAAGAtgtgaaaattttatatagcgACAATTTAATACCACACGAATGGTTACACAATGCGTATAAAGAGCAATGGTTACATTTACTAAGAATAGATGCAAATAAAGATCGAGGGTAAGTTTACAAAATGCTacattttctaaatgtatcCTTCATCTATGCTTAGGTTGATGGACATAGTAAAGAATCTCGAATATGtgccttcttttttctcccctTCCTTTTTACATCCAGCTTTGTGGCCAGAATTTTCACTCTGAAAAACCTACTCCCATGTTTGTTCATTGTCTTTAGGTACCATTTGATAATTATCCTACTTACATTGATATAATAAGAAAGCAATTAGTGTAGGAGAATACATATGCAAAATCATAAAATAtgtttatctttttttttttttttttttttttacattatagACCGAAACAAATGAGTGAAGAAGAATTTGCTCGTGAATGTTTTCGTTGTGGAAGATGTATCGAGAAGGCTGGTGAACATATTTGGAGATGGACAGCATTTCATTTTGGTTTAGACTTGGTGGTATGTTTAGATAGTACCACTTTAAGAATTAAAAGGAATCATAGACTAGACACAGACCACATCAAGGCCAACCACAGCAAGCACAACATAATTTTAaagtatatatttattttgcaattcAAACACTTAAATTATAGCATCTAAGTTATAAATTGTGTTAAAGAAAGTATTTTACAGAATATGTTTAATTTCATTGGATGAACAACGTCAAGTGAAACTTATTCAGAGTTCAGGTATGCTTAGGTTATCTCTTCATAAAACGAGGAAGTAAGTAATTTTTGTAGAGTTGTTCTTATTTTAAGTTGTTACGATGATATTTactaaaaaatatgtattatattttagaaACAAGTGATGTCTCTGGATAAACAACTCACTTATTCCTTTATATATATCGGTAAACATGCAAGTGGTCACACCGTTTATATCAACCGAAGAGGAAAAATCAGCTGTATAGTCATATTTCTGATACTTAGCACACTAAAAGTTTAACATTTTCTAAACTTTCAAACTGAATCCCAATGATATACGCTTATTTCAGATAATGACTCGATTGTTCCAATTAATAGTTCACTTCGTCTAAGCATTCTAAATTAACGCTCCTTATTAATGCAGATAATAGAATTTTTCACGCAAATTTTGTTACTCTTGGAGATatcaatttctaattaaaacttttataaAGTTCACAGCTTCTAGTCGACTAAACGAAATCGTAACATTATACGATgagagaaattttattttattattactcaTCGAGTACTATAAGTCacagatttattattttttgtaacATAAACTCACATTTATTTCTCACAGaataatattaacatttaCTGTAAATCCATGAGTTAATTGAACATGAATAATTGAACATTAAACTTTCTAAATAATAGAGTGTCATACAAAAGCATCACAGTATTAAAACCATTTACTTTCacattattgttaatattcaTAACGATGAATCTAATAAGAAATTAGACTAACGTTTATCTTTGTACAGTCAGAAGAAAATGTGATTGTAGTTGAATTCAGAGACACGCTGATCGAGTGCTTCCGTGTCTTCCGGCCAGCCATCGAAACGTCGACCCTCGTGCCTTGTGAATATCAATAtcgaaaaacgaaaaatattacattgtaaACAAGTCCAGATATGTTTTCTACTGTTAAacattagaaatttttatacagaatttttaattttagaaatgtCTATTGctttaataaataaccgtTTCAAATTGAAACGACACATTACTAACGTTCCTTTGATTCTATAATCTATAATCTCAATCTATTTTATACGGTGCTATTGTCTAATACGCGCGAAGTTTACGTTTTACTTACTATATAGAGATTATTACATAAGAAGCTGCTTAGATTAGCAATTAAGATTTTTCTCTACTTAAATACGTGCTATCAACTTTAACTACCTATTCAACAAGTATGTGTAATATTTGTAGCATTTATAATCATTTCTTACCTTTGATGATTTTTacgtatttattaaaaaatgaccaTCAAGTTCGGTATCATTTCTATCATGAACATATCATTTTATATCTATAGTGCGCATCCTGGTATATTTTGATGATAAACGTATCAGGCTCATAAGCATTTCCGTTCTCGTACTGAATTAATTATAGACGAAGGTTATATGAATCAATGATACATCGCAAAAGAAAACagcatttatttatgtatgttcactaacatcaaaattattgaataacaAACCAATTTAATTGTATAACTTTTGACATAACGTTCTGGGAACAATGTACTTTATTCTGTATGTAATTATAACATCTGTAGGTCCAATctgaattgaaatatttctattttcacattgttttcttttaaattactgcttaatttttttcttctttttggtAACCATTCAACTCTTTATTGGCAGAATATTCTCTGTACATGGTGATCGATGCGTACAATGCAATATTAACATTAGATGACAATAAATATCGTAATAAACAGAAGGAGTTTTAAAAGTAATCTCTTGATGGCCGGGATaagttgttaaatgtatacgtatcaatgatatttaaatgtaatatttttttcccgtttctttcttcttttattcgaTATGCTTGAATAAGGGGGGAGAGGGGTGGCAGTGATGCCAgtagttttatttaattaaaatatgataGATGATTATGAGCGAATGATATGTAGAAGCGGATTTTCTGTAATTCGAAACGGGTACACGGAAAAGCAGTTTCGTTACATTCCATTTCCTGTTGGGCGCAACAATTAGAAGGGAAGAGAGATTAAAAAAGGTTTATTGTTTGTCTTTATTCTTTAGATGTCACAGTTTCTATCATCATTGTAAATCATAATTACATTTGTTTTTAACgagaaaaatgtttctttcGCAAACTAATTTAATGGACGTCATGCCACGTAAAGTAAAGTACAGAATAATTCTAGTTTTTCGAAATCAAATACTTTTAGAATaactatacatacatacaattACATCCTCGTGTTGTATTTAagcaaaataaaaagtaaaaagctTCAAACGTTACTAGGCATTCTTAAATTGTCATCTAAAGCAGCCAGTCGATTAGCTAAATTAATCGAACGGAATGTaacgaaatattttatttttattatcttttttgTCTATTATCTTCGTTCTTTATTCGACTACTTATCTCCACGCTTTTTAATTTGAACAGAAATTCTTCTTACTACGTTCGATGGAACGAAGAGGCTGAATCCAACATATTTAGAATTATGAAGTGTGAAAGCTTTTAACTGAACGTATACCAGATAGATTAGAAGATTACAAACTCCATGTTTTCTCATGTGCTCATCCGCAGTTCGAAAGGAAACGAATTTTAAATCGTGACCATTATTCTTCCACCTTGCAAGATGTCAAAACGTTTACCATCGTTCCTCATCCCTTTCATTGCGATCATCgatcttattttaatcaataattacataataacaacaataatatattaacaataatgatgatgatgattaTGTTGATTACTTCAGTAACGTTAATGGTAGCAGCAGTTTGATAACCATTGTACTGAGAGTAATgataataattgcaattacaaTGGTGGTGTAACGATGGCGATGACGATGACACGGGTGACAACATCGGCAGCAACAATTAACTTAAGTACTTACTGCGGTGAGACATGTATTCGCcttattttttgtttgttaGTAAGCGTTCTACTTTACCCTCTACTTTCTCCATCAACGATTCTACATCGTTACGATTTCATTTACGACtcttagatttttttttttcgtatcatttttgtt
This window contains:
- the LOC114877190 gene encoding LOW QUALITY PROTEIN: protein germ cell-less (The sequence of the model RefSeq protein was modified relative to this genomic sequence to represent the inferred CDS: deleted 2 bases in 2 codons; substituted 1 base at 1 genomic stop codon), encoding MGSYASRIASMSNNAVHSVYRGRKRKCIEEDDFDSESDYIDRTLQTPKKRKLLTTAQYIYKTLFQEEKGSDITVLMLGKAWRLHKVYISQSPYFASMFSGSWREANETVISVEIADPNITLDSLLTVFGSFYQDEVSLEPKDVISILATSTLFQLQGLIDQCTDIMVETTNIKTVVPYYNAAVSYGVPVVKTAAKRWLEVNLLGYGWLHPTFLKEITPDLMAELIASPDLIAMQTEFCIYMMLRVWLFVHVHNKEETLQIDEYFRNHKWTKPFLTTEEGKEFAAPFKALRMKYLLLHDQDVKILYSDNLIPHEWLHNAYKEQWLHLLRIDANKDRGPKQMSEEEFARECFRCGRCIEKAGEHIWRWTAFHFGLDLVVCLDSTTLRIKRNHRLDTDHIKANHSKHNIILKICLISLDEQRQVKLIQSSGMLRLSLHKTRKXKQVMSLDKQLTYPLYISVNMQVVTPFISTEEEKSAV